A genomic stretch from Sulfurihydrogenibium azorense Az-Fu1 includes:
- the folD gene encoding bifunctional methylenetetrahydrofolate dehydrogenase/methenyltetrahydrofolate cyclohydrolase FolD gives MILLNGKELAEKIKNQIKQELQEFLNKGYRRPTLAVILVGENPASQIYVNKKIKDCQSVGINSKPFFLPENITQIELLDLIGQLNGDEEVDGILVQLPLPSHINTLEIIEAINPKKDVDGFHPLNVGKLATGRNDGIIPCTPYGIMKLLEYYNIDTFGKDVVVVGASNIVGKPMSLLFLKDEKSTVTICHKNTKDLKSHTLKADILVVAVGKPKLITADMVKEGAVVIDVGINRVDGKIVGDVDFENVSKKVSAITPVPGGVGPMTVAMLLYNTFQAYKNNVIS, from the coding sequence ATGATTCTTTTAAATGGAAAGGAGTTAGCTGAAAAGATTAAAAACCAGATAAAGCAAGAATTACAAGAGTTTTTAAATAAAGGCTACAGAAGACCTACTTTAGCTGTTATACTTGTGGGAGAAAATCCTGCAAGTCAGATATACGTTAATAAAAAGATTAAAGACTGTCAGTCTGTTGGAATAAACTCTAAACCCTTCTTCTTGCCAGAGAACATAACTCAGATAGAACTTTTAGACCTTATAGGACAGCTTAACGGAGATGAGGAAGTTGACGGAATTTTAGTTCAGCTCCCTCTTCCTTCTCATATAAACACTTTAGAGATAATAGAAGCTATAAATCCAAAAAAAGACGTTGATGGTTTTCATCCTCTTAATGTAGGAAAACTTGCAACTGGAAGAAATGATGGTATAATCCCTTGCACTCCTTACGGTATAATGAAACTCCTTGAGTACTACAATATAGACACTTTTGGAAAGGATGTTGTAGTAGTAGGGGCAAGTAATATAGTAGGAAAGCCTATGTCCTTGCTGTTTTTAAAAGATGAAAAATCTACTGTTACTATATGTCATAAAAATACGAAAGATTTAAAATCCCACACATTAAAAGCAGATATTCTTGTGGTTGCTGTAGGTAAACCTAAACTTATAACTGCAGATATGGTTAAAGAAGGAGCAGTTGTCATAGATGTAGGTATAAACAGGGTTGATGGTAAAATAGTTGGAGACGTAGACTTTGAAAATGTAAGTAAAAAAGTATCAGCCATAACACCTGTTCCCGGTGGTGTTGGTCCTATGACTGTTGCTATGCTACTTTATAACACTTTTCAGGCTTATAAAAATAACGTTATTTCTTAG
- the mog gene encoding molybdopterin adenylyltransferase: protein MDKALIGVLTISDRASRGIYEDISGKAIIDYLNDVLITPFEVDYRVIPDEFEVIKETMIDMVDNKGCCLILTTGGTGPAKRDVTPEATESVCEKMMPGFGELMRQVSLQQVPTAILSRQTAGIRGSCLIVNLPGKPQSIKLCLDAVFPAIPYCIELIDGPFIDTDPSKVKAFRPKK, encoded by the coding sequence ATGGATAAAGCTTTAATAGGAGTACTAACCATATCAGACAGGGCAAGTAGAGGAATATACGAAGATATAAGTGGAAAAGCAATTATAGATTATTTAAACGATGTTTTAATCACACCTTTTGAAGTAGACTACAGAGTTATACCTGACGAGTTTGAAGTTATAAAAGAAACTATGATAGATATGGTAGATAATAAAGGCTGTTGTCTTATTCTTACTACTGGAGGAACTGGACCAGCTAAAAGAGATGTTACACCTGAGGCAACGGAATCAGTCTGTGAAAAGATGATGCCCGGATTTGGAGAACTGATGAGACAAGTTTCTCTGCAGCAGGTACCTACTGCTATTTTATCAAGACAAACAGCTGGAATAAGAGGTAGCTGTCTAATAGTAAACCTTCCAGGTAAGCCTCAGTCTATAAAACTGTGTCTTGATGCAGTTTTTCCAGCTATACCTTACTGTATTGAGCTTATAGATGGACCGTTTATTGACACAGACCCATCTAAAGTAAAAGCTTTTCGTCCTAAGAAATAA
- the moaA gene encoding GTP 3',8-cyclase MoaA, with product MEISYLRISVTDKCNLKCFYCRPDNMEFIPHDEILRYEEIAKLVKAMTKYGLKKVRITGGEPLVRPQIENLVSLLKSIPQIEDIGMTTNGITLSYHAEKLRKAGLNRLNISIDSLKPDLFYKITKGRLEDVLEGIRVSKKLGFDPIKINAVVIKGLNEDEALDFVEFAIDYGVEVRFIEMMPLGQGSIKWEKDMVQPLEEIKRKIEEKYGTLIPSFSIGSGAARVYEIPKYKAKIGFITPISNPFCDGCSKLRLTAEGSIKLCLRTDEEIPVKEVLRYGSEEDLDRFLQQVLVAKEISNLKIKNSSYAFSDCVRVMTSIGG from the coding sequence ATGGAAATCTCATATTTAAGAATATCTGTAACAGATAAATGTAATTTAAAATGTTTTTACTGCAGACCAGATAATATGGAGTTTATTCCTCACGATGAGATATTAAGATATGAAGAAATTGCAAAGTTAGTCAAAGCGATGACAAAGTATGGACTAAAAAAAGTCAGAATAACAGGCGGAGAACCTTTAGTCAGACCACAAATAGAAAATTTAGTATCACTACTTAAAAGCATTCCTCAGATAGAAGATATAGGAATGACAACAAATGGAATAACACTATCTTATCATGCGGAAAAATTAAGAAAAGCTGGGTTAAATAGATTAAACATAAGTATAGATAGCCTAAAACCAGATTTATTCTACAAAATAACCAAAGGAAGATTAGAAGATGTTTTAGAAGGTATAAGAGTAAGTAAAAAGTTAGGGTTTGACCCTATAAAGATAAATGCGGTGGTAATAAAAGGTTTAAATGAAGATGAAGCTCTTGATTTTGTAGAGTTTGCCATAGATTACGGCGTAGAGGTTAGATTTATAGAAATGATGCCACTTGGACAAGGGTCTATAAAATGGGAAAAAGATATGGTTCAACCTCTTGAAGAGATAAAAAGAAAAATAGAGGAAAAATATGGGACACTAATTCCGTCGTTTTCAATCGGTAGTGGTGCTGCTAGAGTCTATGAGATACCAAAGTATAAGGCAAAAATTGGATTTATTACCCCTATATCAAATCCATTCTGCGATGGTTGTTCTAAATTAAGACTCACTGCTGAAGGTAGTATTAAATTATGTCTTAGAACAGATGAAGAGATTCCTGTAAAAGAAGTTTTGAGATACGGAAGTGAGGAAGATTTAGACAGATTTTTACAGCAAGTATTAGTAGCAAAAGAAATATCAAATCTAAAGATTAAAAATAGTAGCTATGCTTTTTCAGACTGTGTCAGGGTAATGACAAGTATAGGTGGGTAA
- a CDS encoding cold-shock protein: MRITGTVKWFNSKKGFGFITRDDGQGDVFVHFSAIQSRGFKTLEEGQKVEFEIAQDEKGPKAANVVRV, translated from the coding sequence GTGCGTATCACAGGTACAGTTAAGTGGTTCAACTCAAAGAAAGGATTTGGCTTCATCACAAGAGATGATGGCCAAGGAGATGTTTTTGTTCATTTTTCAGCAATTCAGTCAAGAGGTTTCAAAACTCTTGAAGAAGGTCAAAAAGTAGAGTTTGAAATCGCTCAGGACGAGAAAGGTCCTAAAGCAGCAAACGTAGTTAGAGTTTAG
- a CDS encoding cold-shock protein, translated as MKVTGTVKWFDSKKGFGFITRDDNGQDIFVHFSAIQGRGFKNLEEGQKVEFEIVQEEKGPRAANVVKL; from the coding sequence ATGAAAGTTACAGGAACAGTGAAATGGTTTGATTCTAAAAAAGGATTTGGTTTTATCACAAGAGATGATAACGGGCAGGATATATTCGTTCACTTCTCAGCTATTCAAGGTAGAGGGTTTAAAAACCTTGAAGAAGGTCAAAAAGTAGAGTTTGAAATAGTTCAAGAAGAAAAAGGTCCAAGAGCTGCTAACGTAGTTAAGTTGTAA
- a CDS encoding NfeD family protein — protein sequence MKKFLVLLLLFIFKFSFAEVFVGKWNDAITPTTVDYVKRLVEKAERENGKAVILMLDTPGGLDTSMREIIKIIQNTSIPFVVFVYPPGSRAASAGAIITVSADIAAMAPSTNIGSASPVSMEGRDIEETMKKKVVNDMVAFVSAIAKEKGRNSEIIQKMITESVNLPSDEAVNKKVVDLVAKDLNDLIDKINGKKIVKNNREIILNLKGDKIVFVEKSFKEELLSFLSNPTVAYFLLMIGFYGIFFELYNPGSIIPGTVGLISLALALYSLNILSVNWLGVVLIGLGILFFILEAITPLFGGLALAGTISILLGSIILLPSDSPYGDLSLSVIIPVVLFSAVFFFIVSYLSLKVHKEKPKTGIEAMVGDIAEVVSDIDKKGGKVMYHGELWNAYSDKFIPAGSKVKIVEVNGLKLKVEEVKE from the coding sequence ATGAAAAAATTTTTAGTTTTACTTTTACTATTTATTTTTAAATTCTCATTTGCTGAAGTCTTTGTTGGTAAGTGGAACGATGCTATAACTCCTACCACAGTTGATTATGTAAAAAGGTTAGTGGAGAAGGCAGAAAGAGAAAATGGAAAAGCAGTTATACTTATGCTTGATACACCGGGTGGTTTAGACACTTCAATGAGAGAGATAATAAAGATAATACAAAACACGTCAATACCTTTTGTTGTTTTTGTATATCCACCAGGGTCAAGAGCTGCGTCAGCAGGTGCTATAATCACAGTATCAGCTGATATTGCAGCTATGGCTCCTTCTACTAACATAGGCTCTGCTTCTCCTGTTTCTATGGAAGGTAGAGATATTGAAGAGACGATGAAGAAAAAAGTAGTAAACGATATGGTTGCGTTTGTGAGTGCCATTGCAAAGGAAAAAGGTAGAAACAGTGAAATAATACAAAAGATGATAACAGAAAGTGTAAACCTTCCATCCGACGAAGCTGTTAATAAAAAGGTTGTTGATTTAGTGGCAAAAGATTTAAACGATTTGATAGATAAGATAAATGGTAAAAAGATTGTTAAAAACAATAGAGAGATAATTTTAAACCTAAAAGGTGATAAGATTGTATTTGTAGAAAAAAGTTTTAAAGAAGAGCTTTTATCTTTTCTATCTAACCCAACGGTTGCTTACTTTCTTTTGATGATTGGATTTTACGGAATATTTTTTGAACTTTACAATCCGGGAAGTATAATCCCCGGAACGGTTGGTTTAATATCTCTGGCTTTGGCTTTGTACTCCTTAAACATCTTGTCTGTAAACTGGCTTGGAGTTGTGCTTATAGGTTTAGGTATACTATTCTTTATTTTAGAGGCTATAACACCGTTGTTTGGTGGACTTGCTTTAGCCGGAACTATCTCAATACTTCTTGGGTCCATAATCTTACTTCCTTCTGATTCGCCTTACGGTGACCTTTCTTTATCTGTTATAATACCTGTTGTTTTATTTAGTGCTGTATTCTTCTTTATTGTTAGTTATCTATCCTTAAAAGTTCACAAAGAAAAGCCTAAAACAGGTATAGAAGCCATGGTAGGAGATATAGCTGAAGTTGTAAGTGATATTGATAAGAAAGGTGGTAAAGTGATGTATCACGGAGAACTTTGGAACGCTTACTCGGATAAGTTTATACCAGCAGGTAGTAAAGTTAAGATAGTTGAAGTTAATGGATTAAAGTTAAAAGTAGAGGAAGTTAAAGAGTGA
- the mutL gene encoding DNA mismatch repair endonuclease MutL produces MKIRPLPDEVVNKIAAGEVVERPSSVLKELIENSLDTSASLIEVSIEKAGKRLISVFDNGEGIEKQDLINAVKRHYTSKIKALEDLYSIITYGFRGEALSSISSVSRLTITSRTKNDLHGSQLSLEGGKILSFSEVGCPVGTKVEVKDLFFNVERLV; encoded by the coding sequence GTGAAGATAAGACCACTACCTGATGAAGTTGTAAATAAAATAGCAGCTGGTGAAGTTGTAGAAAGACCGTCTTCCGTATTAAAAGAACTTATAGAAAACTCCCTTGATACATCTGCATCTTTGATAGAAGTTTCTATAGAAAAAGCTGGTAAAAGACTTATATCTGTGTTTGACAACGGGGAAGGTATTGAAAAACAAGACCTTATCAACGCAGTAAAAAGACATTACACAAGTAAGATAAAAGCTTTAGAAGACTTATACAGTATTATCACTTACGGTTTTAGGGGAGAGGCTCTATCAAGTATATCTTCTGTAAGTAGGCTTACAATAACTTCAAGGACTAAAAACGACTTACACGGCAGTCAATTATCTTTAGAAGGTGGTAAAATTCTGTCTTTCTCAGAAGTTGGTTGTCCTGTAGGGACAAAAGTAGAAGTTAAAGACCTTTTCTTTAACGTTGAACGGTTGGTTTAA
- a CDS encoding NfeD family protein has product MALYSLNILSVNWLGVVLIGLGILFFILEAITPLFGGLALAGTISILLGSIILLPSDSPYGDLSLSVIIPVVLFSAVFFFIVSYLSLKVHKEKPKTGIEAMVGDIAEVVSDIDKKGGKVMYHGELWNAYSDKFIPAGSKVKIVEVNGLKLKVEEVKE; this is encoded by the coding sequence TTGGCTTTGTACTCCTTAAACATCTTGTCTGTAAACTGGCTTGGAGTTGTGCTTATAGGTTTAGGTATACTATTCTTTATTTTAGAGGCTATAACACCGTTGTTTGGTGGACTTGCTTTAGCCGGAACTATCTCAATACTTCTTGGGTCCATAATCTTACTTCCTTCTGATTCGCCTTACGGTGACCTTTCTTTATCTGTTATAATACCTGTTGTTTTATTTAGTGCTGTATTCTTCTTTATTGTTAGTTATCTATCCTTAAAAGTTCACAAAGAAAAGCCTAAAACAGGTATAGAAGCCATGGTAGGAGATATAGCTGAAGTTGTAAGTGATATTGATAAGAAAGGTGGTAAAGTGATGTATCACGGAGAACTTTGGAACGCTTACTCGGATAAGTTTATACCAGCAGGTAGTAAAGTTAAGATAGTTGAAGTTAATGGATTAAAGTTAAAAGTAGAGGAAGTTAAAGAGTGA
- the mutL gene encoding DNA mismatch repair endonuclease MutL — protein sequence MKIRPLPDEVVNKIAAGEVVERPSSVLKELIENSLDTSASLIEVSIEKAGKRLISVFDNGEGIEKQDLINAVKRHYTSKIKALEDLYSIITYGFRGEALSSISSVSRLTITSRTKNDLHGSQLSLEGGKILSFSEVGCPVGTKVEVKDLFFNVLAREKFLKSENTENIHNVSVFLNYAIANPDKHFKLSIDSKQVYNLYPSSLKERLTLIYGKDFVENLKYVEYENYLGKVYGFVSLDSVKNKKSHIFINKRPVKSPFISSIMKKKIGDNFFILFFDLPPYFVDVNVHPAKIEVKFQKEKVIVDMIESLLKDNLNEFKAFTVSYQELKQPKSTYQTKEGKFEIIGQIEDTFIVAYSDSYVYFIDQHVANERVMYEIILSQLKESKKIPSQRLLSPFKLDLSPKQEFILKEINDTLETLGFKVENNYLISIPYNMQISKAVETLYEIVESYPDITHEKVASSLSCRMSITAGDRLTLEKAQELIKNWIKTENPNVCPHGRPIYYKISIDEIKKAVGRK from the coding sequence GTGAAGATAAGACCACTACCTGATGAAGTTGTAAATAAAATAGCAGCTGGTGAAGTTGTAGAAAGACCGTCTTCCGTATTAAAAGAACTTATAGAAAACTCCCTTGATACATCTGCATCTTTGATAGAAGTTTCTATAGAAAAAGCTGGTAAAAGACTTATATCTGTGTTTGACAACGGGGAAGGTATTGAAAAACAAGACCTTATCAACGCAGTAAAAAGACATTACACAAGTAAGATAAAAGCTTTAGAAGACTTATACAGTATTATCACTTACGGTTTTAGGGGAGAGGCTCTATCAAGTATATCTTCTGTAAGTAGGCTTACAATAACTTCAAGGACTAAAAACGACTTACACGGCAGTCAATTATCTTTAGAAGGTGGTAAAATTCTGTCTTTCTCAGAAGTTGGTTGTCCTGTAGGGACAAAAGTAGAAGTTAAAGACCTTTTCTTTAACGTTCTTGCAAGGGAAAAATTTTTAAAATCTGAAAACACAGAAAACATCCATAATGTCTCTGTCTTTTTAAACTACGCCATTGCAAACCCTGATAAACACTTTAAACTATCTATAGACTCAAAACAGGTTTACAATCTCTATCCTTCCTCTTTAAAAGAAAGGTTAACGCTTATCTACGGTAAAGATTTTGTTGAAAATTTAAAGTATGTAGAGTATGAAAACTATTTAGGTAAAGTTTATGGATTTGTCAGTTTAGATTCAGTTAAAAATAAAAAAAGCCATATATTTATCAACAAAAGACCTGTCAAAAGTCCTTTTATTAGTTCTATAATGAAGAAGAAAATTGGAGATAACTTTTTTATCTTATTTTTTGACCTACCACCTTACTTTGTAGATGTAAATGTTCATCCTGCAAAGATAGAAGTTAAGTTCCAAAAAGAGAAAGTGATAGTTGATATGATTGAGTCTTTACTAAAAGATAACCTAAATGAGTTTAAAGCTTTTACCGTTTCATACCAAGAGTTAAAACAGCCAAAGTCAACATACCAAACAAAAGAAGGAAAGTTTGAGATAATCGGCCAGATTGAAGACACATTTATAGTGGCTTACAGTGATTCTTACGTTTACTTTATTGACCAGCATGTAGCAAACGAGAGAGTTATGTATGAAATTATACTTTCACAGCTTAAAGAAAGTAAGAAAATCCCATCTCAAAGATTACTATCTCCTTTTAAGTTAGATTTATCTCCTAAACAGGAGTTTATACTAAAAGAGATTAATGATACATTAGAGACCTTAGGCTTTAAAGTGGAAAATAACTACTTAATATCAATACCTTACAATATGCAGATTTCAAAAGCAGTAGAAACACTGTATGAAATAGTAGAAAGTTATCCTGATATTACCCATGAAAAAGTAGCCTCTTCACTGTCCTGTAGAATGTCAATTACAGCTGGAGATAGACTTACATTAGAAAAAGCTCAGGAACTTATAAAAAACTGGATAAAGACAGAAAATCCAAATGTTTGCCCCCACGGAAGACCGATTTATTATAAAATATCTATAGATGAAATAAAAAAAGCGGTAGGTAGAAAGTGA
- the pyrF gene encoding orotidine-5'-phosphate decarboxylase: MNIALALDVEHDKQAYKILDEIQEKIIVKVGYALFIRYGKELVKNIKYRGFELFLDLKLHDIPNTVYNGVKAAVEVGADYLTIHTLGGRDMIEKAVEGKDGSNLKLLGVTILTSHSQDYVNYIKSQYSLQDLALNLAKEGILNGLDGIVCSSHEVKYLKLNIDKPFLAVVPGIRLTTEKTDDQTRIATPKEAVLNGADILVIGRPILQSQDKNQTIKKIKEMIDEARA, translated from the coding sequence GTGAATATAGCTTTAGCCTTAGACGTAGAACACGATAAGCAAGCTTACAAAATACTTGACGAAATTCAAGAGAAGATAATAGTAAAAGTAGGTTATGCACTTTTTATAAGGTACGGTAAAGAGTTAGTTAAAAACATAAAATATAGAGGTTTTGAGCTTTTTTTAGACCTAAAGCTCCATGATATACCAAACACAGTTTACAACGGTGTAAAAGCAGCTGTAGAAGTAGGAGCTGACTATCTAACCATCCATACCTTAGGTGGTAGAGATATGATTGAAAAAGCTGTAGAGGGAAAAGATGGTTCAAATCTAAAACTCTTAGGAGTAACTATTCTAACAAGCCATTCTCAAGATTATGTAAACTACATAAAAAGTCAGTACTCACTACAAGATTTAGCTTTAAACCTTGCAAAGGAAGGGATTTTAAACGGCTTAGATGGTATAGTTTGCTCTTCCCATGAAGTAAAATACTTAAAATTAAACATAGATAAACCGTTTTTAGCAGTAGTCCCTGGTATAAGATTAACAACGGAGAAAACTGATGATCAAACAAGGATAGCCACTCCAAAAGAAGCTGTCTTAAATGGAGCTGACATTTTAGTAATAGGAAGACCTATCTTACAGTCTCAAGATAAAAATCAAACAATAAAAAAAATCAAGGAAATGATAGATGAAGCAAGGGCTTAG
- a CDS encoding RNA polymerase sigma-54 factor — translation MKQGLSLKLQNKLKLTLSLKQQLNIITLPKSELIQEINRELEENPFLEEISHIQPDLNLEKVEFGSYYEEDEEKDPFYKLTYKPSLYDILQTQIELQEGL, via the coding sequence ATGAAGCAAGGGCTTAGTCTTAAGCTTCAAAATAAGTTAAAGTTAACTCTATCTTTAAAACAGCAGCTGAATATTATAACCCTACCAAAAAGTGAGTTAATCCAAGAGATAAATAGAGAGTTAGAGGAAAACCCTTTTTTGGAAGAGATATCTCACATCCAACCTGATTTAAATTTAGAAAAGGTAGAATTCGGCTCCTACTACGAAGAAGATGAGGAGAAAGACCCTTTTTATAAACTAACCTATAAACCTTCTTTATACGACATTTTACAAACACAGATAGAGTTGCAAGAAGGACTGTAA
- the hpf gene encoding ribosome hibernation-promoting factor, HPF/YfiA family produces the protein MQVEHVGKNIELTDFIKAYTEHKLERLKNYLKDLDTSEDSVRVRVVYDFEKRRHRNRVDIDIYFNTPGGGVIHAWEESNDLYSAIDFVIDEVERQLIRLKSRRIEEKRRQAKLESLKEHSVTTPSIERPLITLEPLPSEKPMSVEDARLLLEETGAFFLPFINSETGQVNVIYRKKAGNYGLIAPNV, from the coding sequence ATGCAAGTAGAACACGTGGGAAAAAACATTGAGCTAACAGATTTTATTAAAGCTTATACAGAACATAAGCTTGAGAGGTTAAAAAACTATTTAAAAGATTTAGACACTTCAGAAGACTCTGTTAGAGTTAGGGTTGTTTACGATTTTGAAAAACGCAGACATAGAAACAGAGTAGATATTGACATTTACTTTAACACTCCAGGTGGTGGTGTAATACACGCTTGGGAAGAAAGTAACGACCTTTACTCTGCTATTGACTTTGTTATAGATGAAGTTGAGAGACAACTTATTAGGTTAAAAAGTAGAAGGATAGAAGAAAAAAGAAGACAGGCAAAGTTAGAATCTTTAAAAGAACATTCAGTAACCACTCCTTCAATAGAAAGACCGTTAATAACCCTTGAGCCTTTACCATCCGAAAAGCCTATGAGTGTAGAAGATGCAAGGTTATTGTTGGAAGAGACAGGGGCGTTTTTCTTACCGTTTATAAACTCTGAGACAGGACAGGTTAATGTTATATACAGAAAAAAAGCAGGGAATTACGGTTTAATTGCTCCTAACGTTTAA
- the rplM gene encoding 50S ribosomal protein L13, whose product MKTFYLRKEDVKRDWYIIDAKGKNLGRLASLIANVLRGKHKPYFQPDVDCGDYVIVLNADKFTVTGKKLTDKEYKFHTNTPGGLKVRSLQWMIENRPTRALELAVERMLPKNKLQKRYMKRLKLYTGEEHNHTAQNPKSLEELAKLWKVF is encoded by the coding sequence ATGAAGACATTCTATCTTCGTAAAGAAGATGTTAAAAGAGACTGGTACATAATAGACGCTAAAGGAAAAAATTTAGGAAGACTTGCGTCTTTGATAGCAAACGTTTTAAGAGGAAAACATAAGCCTTACTTTCAACCAGATGTAGACTGTGGAGATTACGTAATTGTGTTAAACGCAGACAAATTTACCGTAACTGGTAAAAAGTTAACTGATAAAGAGTACAAATTCCACACAAACACTCCCGGTGGATTAAAAGTTAGAAGCCTCCAATGGATGATAGAAAACAGACCAACAAGAGCTTTAGAATTGGCTGTAGAAAGAATGCTTCCTAAAAACAAACTCCAAAAAAGATACATGAAAAGGTTAAAACTTTACACAGGAGAAGAGCATAATCATACAGCTCAAAATCCAAAATCTTTAGAAGAGTTAGCAAAACTCTGGAAAGTATTTTAA
- the rpsI gene encoding 30S ribosomal protein S9: MEKTVKIDPKNSFYGTGRRKEAIARVWIFPGEGKIKVRSSSGKEWDAKDYFERDILMAKINHPFVVTETLGKFDVYATVKGSGKPAQAEAVMYGIAKALESYNPSLRPALKSAGLMTRDARVKERKKYNQMGARAKYRWSKR; this comes from the coding sequence ATGGAAAAAACAGTAAAAATAGACCCTAAAAACTCATTCTATGGAACAGGAAGAAGAAAAGAAGCAATTGCAAGAGTTTGGATATTTCCAGGTGAAGGTAAAATAAAGGTTAGAAGCTCTTCTGGAAAAGAATGGGACGCGAAAGATTACTTTGAAAGAGATATCTTAATGGCTAAAATAAACCATCCATTTGTAGTTACAGAAACACTTGGTAAATTTGATGTTTATGCAACTGTTAAAGGAAGTGGAAAACCAGCTCAAGCAGAAGCTGTTATGTATGGAATAGCAAAAGCTTTAGAGTCTTACAATCCATCTCTAAGACCAGCTCTAAAGTCTGCAGGATTGATGACAAGAGATGCTAGAGTTAAAGAACGTAAGAAGTACAACCAAATGGGTGCAAGAGCGAAATACAGATGGTCTAAACGTTAA
- the argC gene encoding N-acetyl-gamma-glutamyl-phosphate reductase, producing the protein MYVAIAGASGYTGAELLRILSRYKDIEINQITSRQYTGKTLKDVFPVFTKSKYENLTFKENLDLSISDIYFLCLPHEASLELVKQLYDNGKIIIDLSAAYRIKKSEVYKEYYGFEHNYPHLLEEAVYGLPEIYRDKIKTAKIVANPGCYPTATLLGLYPLIKNNLLNQNNSVIVNALSGISGAGRHLKEDFMYPESYSNVYAYNITKHRHTPEMEDVIENVSKKKISIRFTPHIIPISRGMLSTINVFIEISKKDLKELYYDTYKNEYFIRLQDRPSRVKEVIGTNFCDIYVDYDEKNKIAVITSAIDNLSKGASSQAVQNLNIILNKPENYCLENLPLFP; encoded by the coding sequence ATGTATGTTGCTATAGCAGGAGCATCAGGATACACTGGTGCTGAGCTTTTAAGAATACTGTCAAGATACAAAGATATAGAAATAAATCAGATAACTTCAAGACAGTATACAGGGAAAACGCTAAAAGATGTTTTCCCTGTTTTTACAAAATCAAAGTATGAAAATCTTACATTTAAAGAAAATTTAGATTTAAGTATATCAGATATTTACTTTCTCTGTCTGCCTCATGAAGCATCTTTAGAATTAGTAAAACAGCTTTACGATAACGGTAAAATCATAATAGATCTGTCAGCTGCCTATAGGATAAAAAAATCTGAAGTTTATAAAGAATATTACGGTTTTGAACATAACTATCCTCATTTGTTAGAAGAAGCTGTTTATGGACTTCCAGAGATTTATAGAGATAAAATAAAAACTGCAAAAATTGTAGCAAATCCGGGGTGTTATCCTACAGCTACCTTACTGGGTTTGTATCCTCTTATAAAGAATAATTTACTCAATCAAAACAACTCTGTTATTGTAAACGCTCTATCAGGAATATCTGGAGCTGGAAGACATTTAAAAGAAGACTTTATGTACCCAGAAAGTTATTCAAATGTTTACGCCTATAATATTACAAAACACAGACACACTCCAGAAATGGAAGATGTTATAGAAAATGTATCTAAGAAAAAGATTTCAATAAGATTTACTCCACACATTATTCCTATATCAAGAGGGATGCTATCTACTATAAATGTTTTTATAGAGATATCTAAGAAAGATTTAAAAGAGCTTTACTACGATACTTATAAAAATGAATACTTTATAAGACTTCAAGATAGACCATCAAGGGTAAAAGAAGTAATCGGCACAAACTTTTGTGATATTTATGTAGATTACGATGAAAAAAATAAAATCGCAGTCATTACTTCTGCCATAGATAACCTATCAAAAGGCGCTTCTTCTCAGGCTGTTCAAAATTTAAATATAATCTTAAATAAACCAGAAAACTACTGTTTAGAGAATTTACCTTTATTCCCATGA